In Pedobacter sp. W3I1, one DNA window encodes the following:
- a CDS encoding 4-hydroxyproline epimerase — protein sequence MSKTFFCVDAHTCGNPVRLVAGGGPQLIGSNMSEKRQHFLKEFDWIRTGLMFEPRGHDMMSGSILYPPHDPANDIAVLFIETSGCLPMCGHGTIGTITIAIEEGLIQPKIPGVIRMEAPAGLVLIEYKQEGKKVKSVKLRNVASYLAAENLAVECPDLGTLTFDVAYGGNFYAIVDPQENFPGLENYTASQLITWSQTIRKRINEQYTFVHPLDPTINGCSHVLWTGKTIDPTSTARNAVFYGDKAIDRSPCGTGTSARLAQWFAKGKLKQGEDFIHESFIGSKFIGRVEEVVDLDGIKAIIPSVEGWAKIYGYNTIKIDAEDDPYAHGFQVI from the coding sequence ATGAGTAAAACCTTTTTTTGTGTAGATGCACATACTTGCGGAAATCCGGTTAGGTTAGTTGCCGGTGGCGGCCCTCAGCTTATTGGCTCAAATATGAGCGAAAAGCGTCAGCATTTTTTGAAAGAATTCGATTGGATCAGAACAGGTTTAATGTTCGAACCTCGTGGCCATGATATGATGTCGGGCAGTATTCTTTATCCACCTCACGATCCCGCCAATGATATAGCGGTACTTTTTATCGAAACCAGTGGCTGCCTGCCAATGTGCGGCCATGGTACTATCGGTACCATTACCATCGCTATAGAGGAAGGATTGATTCAGCCTAAAATACCAGGGGTGATCAGAATGGAGGCTCCGGCCGGATTGGTCTTGATTGAATACAAACAGGAAGGTAAAAAGGTTAAATCGGTTAAACTTAGAAACGTAGCTTCTTATCTGGCTGCCGAAAATTTAGCGGTAGAATGCCCGGATTTAGGTACGCTTACTTTTGATGTAGCCTATGGCGGTAACTTTTATGCCATTGTAGACCCACAGGAAAATTTCCCGGGACTGGAAAACTATACAGCTTCGCAACTGATTACCTGGAGCCAGACCATTAGAAAACGCATTAACGAGCAATATACTTTTGTGCATCCCTTAGATCCGACGATAAATGGCTGTAGCCACGTATTGTGGACCGGAAAAACAATCGACCCTACATCAACCGCCAGAAATGCAGTTTTTTATGGTGATAAAGCCATCGATCGGTCGCCATGTGGAACGGGTACCTCAGCCCGTTTGGCACAGTGGTTTGCTAAAGGAAAACTAAAACAGGGAGAAGACTTTATCCACGAAAGTTTTATTGGCAGCAAGTTTATCGGAAGGGTGGAAGAAGTTGTAGACCTGGACGGAATTAAAGCCATTATACCAAGTGTAGAAGGT
- a CDS encoding aldehyde dehydrogenase (NADP(+)): MNGKNIVAGTYIEVNERSLKAVNPATGLTLDGEFFKASESLVNDALTSATLAFQSYRNLNKDLKAAFLNAIADEIANLGEELVNRASAESGLPLGRLQGELGRTTGQLRLFANLVAEGSWVDAIIDTALPERQPLPRPDIRRMLIPIGPVVVFGASNFPLAFSVAGGDTASALASGCPVVVKAHPAHYGTSALVGGAIIKAAEKTGMPKGVFSLLYDDGYTIGAGLVQHPLTKAVTFTGSFKGGMALINLAQQREQPIPVFAEMGSINPVIFLPKVIENQAEGLAKKYAASITLGAGQFCTNPGLLLAVQSPALENFKAVLKEAISTIPSATMLTEGIANNYGKLSAEVVNEGGVALLSVSTVKNSELQNQSEAKIAQVSAADFIKNPKLREEIFGPYSLLVVAQDITELEKAIDVLEGQLTVTLMADKQELQHYQALIGKLTDKTGRIILNGVPTGVEVCAAMQHGGPFPATNDSRFTSVGSTAINRFARPLAYQDWEQELLPDELKDGNPLGIFRMVNQILTKSHE, encoded by the coding sequence ATGAACGGGAAAAATATTGTAGCCGGTACTTATATAGAAGTTAATGAAAGAAGCCTTAAAGCTGTTAATCCCGCAACGGGATTAACGCTTGATGGCGAATTTTTTAAAGCAAGCGAAAGTCTTGTTAATGATGCCTTAACGTCGGCAACATTGGCTTTCCAAAGCTATAGAAACCTAAACAAAGATCTTAAAGCCGCATTTTTAAATGCCATTGCCGATGAAATTGCCAATCTTGGCGAGGAGCTGGTAAACAGGGCTTCAGCAGAAAGCGGTTTGCCTTTGGGTCGTTTACAGGGCGAACTGGGCAGAACAACAGGTCAGTTAAGGTTATTTGCCAATCTGGTTGCCGAAGGCTCCTGGGTTGATGCCATTATTGATACTGCACTGCCTGAAAGACAGCCTTTGCCACGACCTGATATCAGACGAATGCTGATCCCAATCGGACCAGTAGTGGTTTTTGGTGCGAGTAATTTTCCGCTTGCTTTTTCAGTTGCAGGTGGCGATACGGCATCAGCACTAGCTTCTGGCTGCCCGGTGGTTGTTAAAGCACACCCTGCACATTACGGAACCAGTGCGCTGGTGGGTGGTGCCATCATTAAAGCTGCCGAAAAAACGGGAATGCCTAAAGGTGTTTTCTCTTTGTTGTATGATGATGGTTATACCATTGGTGCTGGCTTGGTTCAGCATCCATTAACTAAAGCGGTAACTTTTACAGGTTCGTTTAAAGGCGGAATGGCTTTGATTAATCTTGCGCAACAGCGCGAACAGCCTATTCCGGTTTTTGCCGAAATGGGAAGCATTAATCCAGTAATCTTTCTTCCCAAGGTGATCGAAAACCAGGCAGAAGGACTGGCTAAAAAATATGCTGCATCCATTACTTTGGGCGCTGGTCAGTTTTGTACCAATCCGGGTTTATTGCTAGCGGTTCAATCGCCGGCACTCGAAAATTTTAAAGCCGTTTTAAAAGAGGCCATTTCAACTATTCCATCAGCAACTATGCTTACCGAAGGCATTGCCAATAATTATGGTAAACTTTCTGCAGAGGTCGTAAATGAAGGTGGCGTTGCACTTTTATCGGTTTCAACCGTAAAGAATAGTGAGCTTCAAAATCAATCAGAGGCAAAAATCGCTCAGGTAAGTGCTGCCGATTTTATCAAAAATCCAAAACTCCGTGAAGAAATTTTCGGTCCGTATTCACTGTTGGTTGTTGCACAGGATATTACTGAACTAGAAAAAGCCATTGATGTATTGGAAGGACAACTTACGGTAACCTTAATGGCCGATAAACAGGAACTTCAGCATTACCAGGCTTTGATAGGTAAATTGACTGATAAAACCGGAAGAATTATTTTAAATGGTGTGCCTACAGGTGTAGAAGTTTGTGCAGCCATGCAGCATGGTGGACCATTTCCTGCTACTAACGATAGCCGTTTTACTTCAGTTGGTTCTACAGCGATCAATCGTTTTGCAAGGCCATTGGCTTACCAGGATTGGGAGCAGGAATTATTGCCAGATGAATTGAAAGATGGAAATCCTTTAGGGATTTTCAGAATGGTTAACCAGATATTAACGAAATCTCATGAGTAA
- a CDS encoding dihydrodipicolinate synthase family protein, producing MSIKWTGVFPAVTTKFTANDELDFPAFDLNIEAQLEAGAEGIILGGSLGEASVLTDEEKFGLLSHTLTVVNGRVPVLLNIAESTTKKAIEVAQKAESLGAQGLMLLPPMRYNAAPDETLAFFGAIAESTSLPIMIYNNPVDYKIEVTLDMFEVLTKYDNIQAIKESTRDVSNITRLINRFGDRFKIFTGVDPLAMESIVMGAHGWVAGLVDAFPRETVAIFRLIKENRIAEALTIYRWFLPVLELDIHAKLVQYIKLAEVATGLGTEAVRAPRLPISGAEREKVLKIINDALAVRPELPAGSWGK from the coding sequence ATGAGTATCAAATGGACCGGGGTTTTCCCTGCTGTAACGACAAAATTTACAGCAAACGATGAGTTAGATTTTCCGGCTTTCGATTTAAATATCGAAGCGCAATTAGAAGCAGGTGCTGAAGGGATTATTTTAGGTGGATCGCTTGGCGAGGCCAGTGTACTAACCGATGAAGAAAAGTTCGGTCTGTTATCGCATACCTTAACCGTGGTAAATGGCCGCGTACCGGTTTTATTGAACATTGCAGAGTCAACTACAAAAAAAGCAATCGAAGTAGCTCAAAAAGCCGAATCGCTTGGCGCACAAGGTTTAATGTTGTTGCCGCCAATGCGCTATAATGCTGCTCCAGACGAAACTTTGGCCTTTTTTGGTGCTATTGCTGAAAGCACAAGCCTGCCGATTATGATTTATAACAATCCTGTTGATTATAAAATCGAAGTAACGCTAGATATGTTTGAGGTTTTGACTAAATATGATAATATTCAGGCGATTAAAGAATCAACCAGAGATGTATCAAACATCACCCGATTGATTAACCGTTTTGGCGATCGTTTCAAAATCTTTACTGGTGTAGATCCATTAGCGATGGAAAGTATTGTGATGGGTGCACATGGATGGGTTGCAGGTTTGGTTGATGCTTTCCCGAGAGAAACAGTTGCCATTTTCAGGTTGATTAAAGAAAACCGCATTGCTGAGGCGCTAACTATTTACCGTTGGTTTTTACCTGTACTAGAGTTGGATATTCATGCCAAATTGGTACAGTACATTAAACTGGCTGAGGTAGCAACCGGATTAGGAACCGAAGCCGTTCGCGCACCGCGTTTACCAATAAGTGGCGCAGAAAGAGAAAAAGTATTGAAAATTATTAACGATGCATTAGCTGTTCGTCCAGAATTACCAGCAGGTAGCTGGGGTAAATAG
- a CDS encoding M1 family metallopeptidase produces MRKLTPLSLTMILVLFSTILFAQNPKKVYTLADTLRGSLNAERNWWDVQRYELSVKPDYNDKSITGSNKIVYKVVQHNNGSTRMQIDLQEPLIIDSVLYNGSSKVKFEHVGSVWYVHVPAQKLSALNNVHIFYHGKVHQAKRAPWDGGFIFTTDSLSRPWMTVACQGLGASVWYPNKDHQSDEPNLGASLTMTVPDSLVAVGNGRLVFKKDNHDGTTTYQYNVKNPISNYCIIPYIGKYVNFKEKYAGEKGALDVNYWVLDYNYPKAKTYMPDQVHKMMKSMEHWFGPYPFYEDGYQLIDASHTGMEHQSAVSYGNGYKFGYRGRDMSGDGWGLKWDFIIIHESGHEWFGNNITTNDLADMWVHEGFTNYSETLFVDYIFGNKAGNEYNFGIRKGIRNDSPIIPPYGVNAQGSGDMYPKGGNMLHAIRHSLNNDELFRSILRGLNQTFYHQTVNTAQIENYISKKAGYNFSKVFDQYLRTVQVPAFEYYLKDGKAFYRYNNCVKGFNLPLSLKKEGIKTLKIIPSQNWQQVALAKGQDALFTKPGIEFMYYLEVKNTK; encoded by the coding sequence ATGAGAAAATTAACACCTTTATCCTTAACAATGATTTTAGTATTGTTCAGTACAATACTTTTTGCGCAAAACCCCAAAAAGGTTTACACTTTGGCCGATACCTTAAGGGGAAGCCTAAATGCCGAACGTAACTGGTGGGATGTACAGCGTTACGAACTTTCTGTTAAACCCGATTATAATGATAAAAGTATAACAGGCTCGAATAAAATCGTATACAAAGTGGTGCAGCATAATAATGGCAGTACCCGTATGCAGATCGATTTGCAGGAGCCATTAATTATTGATAGTGTGCTATACAACGGAAGTTCAAAAGTAAAATTCGAACATGTTGGTAGTGTTTGGTATGTGCATGTTCCGGCGCAAAAATTATCGGCCCTGAATAATGTCCATATTTTTTACCATGGAAAGGTACATCAGGCCAAAAGAGCACCTTGGGATGGCGGTTTTATCTTCACCACCGATTCACTTTCGCGTCCGTGGATGACGGTGGCCTGTCAGGGCTTAGGTGCTTCCGTATGGTATCCGAATAAAGATCATCAAAGCGATGAACCTAATTTGGGTGCATCTTTAACGATGACCGTTCCTGATTCATTGGTAGCGGTAGGGAATGGACGTTTGGTGTTCAAGAAAGATAACCACGATGGCACCACAACCTATCAGTACAATGTTAAAAATCCGATCAGTAATTATTGCATCATCCCTTACATTGGCAAGTACGTTAATTTTAAAGAGAAATATGCGGGCGAAAAAGGGGCGTTAGATGTGAATTATTGGGTGCTCGATTACAATTATCCAAAGGCGAAGACCTACATGCCCGATCAGGTGCATAAAATGATGAAAAGTATGGAGCATTGGTTTGGTCCATATCCTTTTTACGAAGATGGTTACCAGCTGATCGATGCTTCGCACACCGGAATGGAACATCAATCGGCTGTGTCATATGGCAATGGTTATAAGTTTGGCTATAGAGGCAGAGATATGTCGGGCGATGGCTGGGGCTTGAAATGGGATTTTATCATTATTCACGAAAGCGGGCACGAATGGTTCGGCAATAACATTACCACCAACGATTTGGCCGATATGTGGGTGCATGAAGGATTTACCAACTATAGCGAAACACTTTTTGTAGATTACATTTTTGGCAATAAAGCCGGGAATGAATACAACTTTGGAATTAGAAAAGGCATCCGAAATGATAGCCCTATTATTCCCCCTTATGGTGTAAATGCACAGGGAAGTGGCGATATGTATCCAAAAGGAGGGAATATGCTGCACGCCATCAGGCACAGTTTAAATAACGACGAACTTTTCAGATCGATATTGCGTGGACTCAACCAAACCTTTTACCATCAAACGGTAAACACCGCTCAGATTGAAAATTATATTTCTAAAAAAGCAGGTTACAACTTTTCAAAGGTTTTTGATCAGTACCTGCGTACCGTGCAAGTTCCTGCATTCGAATATTACCTCAAAGATGGTAAAGCTTTTTACCGTTATAACAATTGTGTTAAAGGTTTCAATCTGCCTTTAAGCCTGAAAAAAGAGGGGATTAAAACGCTTAAAATTATTCCATCGCAAAACTGGCAGCAGGTTGCATTGGCCAAAGGGCAGGATGCGCTTTTTACAAAACCGGGTATCGAATTTATGTACTACCTAGAGGTGAAAAACACAAAGTAA
- a CDS encoding aminopeptidase P family protein — translation MKNMFEKKVYLQRRAALKSKINSGVLLFLSNEESPMNYKDNTYHFRQDSTFLYYFGISEPSLGAIIDLDEDQVILFGDEMGIDDIVWMGRQKTLEEKSLDAGLTEVLLLAQLDTYLKQYQEQKRSVHFLPPYRSENKIKLASWLNLPVNQLKEKASLSFIKAVVAQRSVKSVEEIEELDRAAAISADIHLMVMQQAKPGMYERELAAKIQGAALASGGNLAYPVILTVRGEILHNHYHGNQLQEGQLVLNDSGVETALGYAGDLTRTFPVGKKFSAEQKDVYDIVLNAYTHGKNMLAPGVRYLDVHLASCKMLAQGLKDIGLMKGNIDDAVQAGAHAMFFQCGTGHMMGLDVHDMEDLGEQYVGYTDELTKNTTQFGLKSLRLGKALEAGYVLTVEPGVYIIPELIDRWKATNQFAEFINYDKLEQFRNFSGIRVEDDFLVTENGSRMLGKHLALSTEEIESIRSGAY, via the coding sequence ATGAAAAATATGTTTGAAAAGAAAGTTTACCTCCAACGAAGAGCGGCATTAAAATCAAAGATAAATTCGGGAGTATTACTCTTTTTGAGTAACGAAGAGAGTCCGATGAATTATAAAGACAATACCTACCATTTTAGGCAGGATAGTACCTTTTTATATTATTTTGGGATCAGTGAACCATCATTGGGTGCTATTATCGACCTTGATGAAGATCAGGTAATTCTTTTCGGTGATGAAATGGGAATTGATGATATCGTGTGGATGGGCAGACAGAAAACATTGGAAGAAAAAAGTTTGGATGCTGGCTTGACCGAAGTTCTGCTTTTAGCTCAGCTCGATACCTATCTTAAGCAATATCAAGAGCAAAAACGCAGCGTTCATTTCTTACCTCCTTACCGCTCAGAGAATAAAATTAAATTGGCCAGCTGGCTTAATTTGCCTGTTAATCAGCTTAAAGAAAAAGCATCACTTAGTTTTATTAAAGCGGTAGTGGCGCAACGGTCGGTCAAATCAGTTGAAGAAATTGAAGAGTTGGACCGTGCAGCAGCAATATCGGCCGATATTCATTTAATGGTGATGCAGCAGGCAAAACCCGGCATGTACGAACGCGAACTTGCCGCAAAAATTCAAGGCGCTGCATTGGCTTCGGGCGGTAACCTGGCTTACCCGGTTATTTTGACGGTTCGCGGCGAAATTTTGCACAACCATTATCACGGTAATCAGTTACAGGAAGGTCAACTGGTGCTAAACGACTCTGGGGTAGAAACTGCCTTAGGTTATGCAGGCGACCTTACGCGTACTTTTCCGGTAGGTAAAAAATTTAGTGCAGAGCAAAAAGATGTGTATGATATTGTACTGAATGCTTATACCCATGGCAAAAATATGTTGGCACCGGGTGTAAGGTATTTAGATGTGCATTTGGCTTCGTGTAAAATGCTGGCACAGGGTTTAAAAGATATTGGCCTGATGAAAGGTAATATAGACGATGCGGTGCAGGCCGGTGCGCATGCCATGTTCTTTCAATGTGGAACAGGCCATATGATGGGCTTGGATGTACACGATATGGAAGATTTAGGTGAGCAATATGTAGGTTATACCGATGAACTGACTAAAAACACCACCCAGTTCGGGTTAAAATCGTTAAGGTTAGGCAAAGCGCTCGAAGCAGGATATGTATTAACGGTAGAGCCAGGTGTTTATATTATTCCTGAACTGATAGACCGTTGGAAAGCCACCAACCAGTTTGCCGAATTTATTAATTACGATAAATTGGAGCAGTTCAGAAACTTTAGCGGCATCAGGGTAGAAGATGATTTCCTGGTTACCGAAAATGGAAGCCGGATGTTGGGAAAACATTTGGCTTTAAGTACCGAAGAAATTGAATCGATTAGAAGTGGGGCTTATTAG
- a CDS encoding DUF5695 domain-containing protein has translation MIIKLKKKRILSIITFKAIFCCILSFLNIEVVLAQSPWIALGKKPSTLGLENGFSTYNAGAFNLKLVKSSQTVAGLQPKMVKDFDFVPSDSLKVRSSDGLYHLGDINLKLRYTGEEAWKSYSTAAKRSPVKNIPMGKNVLAAADLASTLPADIPLQVKRIWEMLNGKLVLRFELKNKTNKNVEIGALGIPMIFDNILEGRTLEQTHAKNVFYDPYIGKDAGYLQVTRLSGHAPSLLVTPLGHTPFEAYNPLNDDRTPRGIAFEGFYEWMVYSKAYAENEWKNAEQWNTPTSTFLKPGESRSYALQFILSGAAKDIENKLIENKRPVAISIPGYVLPKDVEGKLFINYPKKIKTIQVQPENALKVIALGSTKNGWKSYTVKGNTWGRARLSITYEDGLEQTINYKVIEAESNVIASYGNFLTTRQWFNQADPVFKRSPSVITYDNEKQQQVTQDNRAWIAGLSDEGGAGSWLGAIMKQLVQPKKEEVDKLKQFVDSVMFGGIQLKSGTQKYGVKKSLFYYAPDSLPKDTYAANINFKTWSAWPKQEADNLGRSYNYPHVAAAHWVMYRLARNYSGLVEQQSWKQHLIDAAETGMTMVNIAPYYAQFGQMEGTVFYLILTDLKNEGLTEEATRLENEMKKRANHWSTLQYPFGSEMPWDSTGQEEVYVWSSYFGYQDKANVTLDAILAYMPVVPHWAYNGNARRYWDFLYGGKLSRIERMIHHYGSALNAIPVLMDYRKHPDDFYLLRAGYGGLLGSISNITQEGFAPAAFHAYPSTLKNDGITGDYGSGFFGYAVNTSSYILQHPEFGWLAFGGNLNKTGNTISVKLTTAAKSSVYVASAGLWITLDAGTIDEVDYNVSNGEIHLKLNKASDYTPNAVVRLTQTAKVNGVGIYSVKGTNKKERGAYQFPLAKEHITEIILQK, from the coding sequence ATGATTATCAAACTAAAAAAGAAGAGAATTTTATCCATAATAACTTTTAAAGCAATATTTTGCTGCATTTTATCTTTTCTAAATATTGAGGTAGTTCTGGCCCAATCGCCTTGGATTGCTTTAGGTAAAAAGCCATCCACTTTGGGTTTGGAAAATGGTTTTTCGACCTATAACGCCGGGGCATTTAATCTAAAGCTCGTTAAGTCGTCACAAACAGTGGCAGGTCTACAGCCTAAAATGGTTAAAGATTTCGATTTTGTACCCAGTGATAGTTTAAAAGTGCGCAGTTCAGATGGCTTGTACCATTTGGGCGATATCAATTTAAAATTACGTTATACTGGCGAGGAGGCCTGGAAAAGCTATAGCACAGCCGCAAAAAGAAGCCCTGTGAAGAATATTCCCATGGGTAAAAATGTGCTTGCCGCTGCTGATCTTGCTTCAACACTTCCGGCTGATATCCCTTTGCAGGTTAAACGGATTTGGGAGATGTTGAACGGAAAGCTGGTATTGCGCTTTGAACTGAAAAATAAGACGAATAAAAACGTAGAAATTGGTGCGCTGGGTATCCCGATGATTTTCGATAATATTTTAGAAGGCCGAACATTAGAGCAAACCCATGCTAAAAATGTTTTTTACGATCCCTACATCGGAAAAGATGCAGGTTACTTGCAGGTTACCCGGTTAAGTGGTCATGCACCTTCTTTGCTTGTTACGCCATTGGGGCATACACCATTTGAGGCTTACAACCCGCTTAATGATGACCGGACACCAAGAGGTATTGCCTTTGAAGGCTTTTACGAATGGATGGTGTACAGTAAAGCCTATGCCGAAAATGAATGGAAAAATGCCGAGCAATGGAATACACCAACTTCAACTTTTTTAAAGCCAGGCGAAAGCCGGAGTTATGCCCTTCAGTTTATCCTCTCAGGAGCAGCGAAAGATATCGAAAACAAGCTGATTGAAAATAAAAGGCCCGTAGCGATCTCAATTCCAGGTTATGTACTGCCGAAAGATGTAGAAGGGAAATTATTTATTAACTATCCTAAAAAGATTAAAACCATTCAGGTTCAACCCGAAAATGCCCTAAAAGTAATCGCATTAGGCTCGACCAAAAATGGTTGGAAAAGTTATACTGTAAAGGGAAATACCTGGGGCAGAGCAAGATTGTCTATTACCTATGAGGATGGTTTGGAGCAAACGATAAATTACAAGGTAATTGAAGCCGAAAGTAATGTGATCGCTAGTTATGGAAATTTTTTAACAACCAGACAATGGTTTAACCAGGCCGATCCTGTCTTTAAAAGAAGTCCTTCTGTGATTACTTATGATAATGAAAAACAGCAACAGGTAACACAAGACAATCGGGCTTGGATTGCTGGTTTAAGCGACGAAGGCGGGGCCGGATCGTGGCTTGGTGCAATAATGAAGCAATTGGTACAACCCAAAAAAGAAGAAGTTGATAAACTGAAACAATTTGTAGATAGTGTAATGTTTGGAGGAATACAGCTTAAAAGCGGTACCCAGAAATATGGTGTAAAAAAGAGCCTGTTCTACTATGCACCAGATTCGCTTCCTAAAGATACCTATGCCGCAAATATCAATTTTAAAACATGGTCTGCATGGCCAAAACAAGAAGCTGATAACCTTGGCCGGTCTTATAATTATCCGCATGTTGCGGCGGCGCATTGGGTAATGTACCGATTGGCGCGTAACTATAGCGGCCTTGTGGAGCAGCAGAGCTGGAAGCAACATCTTATTGATGCTGCTGAAACAGGTATGACTATGGTTAATATTGCCCCTTATTACGCGCAGTTTGGCCAAATGGAAGGTACAGTCTTTTATCTCATCTTAACCGACCTTAAAAATGAAGGATTAACAGAAGAAGCAACCAGGTTAGAAAATGAAATGAAAAAGCGCGCCAATCACTGGAGTACTTTACAATATCCCTTTGGTAGTGAAATGCCTTGGGACTCTACAGGTCAAGAAGAAGTTTATGTATGGTCGAGCTATTTTGGCTACCAGGATAAAGCAAATGTAACGCTTGATGCCATATTAGCTTACATGCCCGTGGTGCCGCATTGGGCCTATAATGGCAACGCCCGCCGATATTGGGATTTTCTTTATGGAGGTAAGCTTTCGCGTATTGAGCGGATGATCCATCATTACGGTTCAGCACTTAATGCGATTCCGGTATTAATGGATTATCGTAAACATCCGGATGATTTTTATCTTTTGCGTGCAGGATATGGTGGGTTGCTGGGATCGATCTCCAATATTACCCAGGAGGGTTTTGCACCGGCAGCATTCCATGCTTACCCATCAACCTTAAAAAATGATGGCATTACCGGCGATTACGGATCTGGTTTTTTTGGCTACGCGGTTAACACTTCATCCTATATATTACAGCATCCCGAATTTGGTTGGTTAGCTTTCGGTGGTAATTTGAATAAAACAGGCAATACCATCAGTGTTAAATTAACAACGGCAGCTAAATCGTCGGTTTACGTTGCATCTGCAGGGCTTTGGATTACCCTTGATGCCGGCACGATTGATGAAGTTGATTACAACGTTTCAAATGGCGAAATCCATTTAAAATTGAACAAAGCAAGTGATTATACACCCAATGCTGTGGTAAGATTGACTCAGACTGCAAAAGTTAATGGTGTGGGTATTTATTCGGTAAAAGGTACTAATAAGAAGGAGAGGGGAGCATATCAGTTTCCACTTGCAAAAGAACATATAACTGAAATTATACTTCAAAAATAA